The Aspergillus luchuensis IFO 4308 DNA, chromosome 6, nearly complete sequence genome segment CCTCGAAGTACGCGGGGGTGTGGTGAACGAGCGTGACCGCGATCTGGAAGCTGGAGCCCAGGCATCAGGCTTGGAGAAGTCACGGACTGCACGGTCAGACAAATCTAGAGCGGACCCTAAACTGGTATGTCTGATTTCTTTGCTGTGTTTCTAGTGCTAACAGGATAGGTTACCTGGGATGGCCCCGACGATCCAGAGAACCCTAAGAACTggccaatgaagaagaagtgggcggcggtggtgacggtATCCTGCTTCACCTTCATCTCGCCCgtatcctcctccatggtGGCACCAGCCCTAAGTGCGATATCTGCAGAGTTCAACATCACGGACGAGGTCATCTCACAGCTCACTCTGTCCGTGTTCATTCTGGCTTACGCCGTTGGGCCGCTCTTCCTCGGACCTCTCTCGGAGATCTACGGTCGAGTGAAAGTCCTACAGTTAGCCAACCTCCTGTATCTCGTCTTCAACATCGGCTGCGGCGTGTCACAGACCAAAGTACAAATGATCGTCTGTCGATTCTTCGCCGGTTTAGGCGGTAGCGCTCCACTAGCAGTAAGCAACCCCCTCACACAGTTCAACACACCCATCTAACAAACTagatcggtggtggtgtcctcTCAGACTGCTTCAAGCCCGAACAGCGCGGCAAAAGCGTAGCCATCTACAGTCTCGCCCCCCTCCTCGGGCCAGCCGTCGGCCCCATCGCAGGCGGCTTCATCGCCGAGAATACGACCTGGCGCTGGGTATTCTACGCGACCTCCATCGCGGACGGTGTAATACAAGTAGCCGGCCTCTTTTTCCTGCAAGAAACCTACGCCCCCATAATCCTCAAAAAGCGCGCCAAGAAACTCCGCAAAGAAACCGCCGACACCAACTACCAAACGGAATTCGAGCGCCAAAACAAATCTCTCGGACAGATCATGCGCGGCGCCCTCATCCGTCCCTTccgcctcctctccacccaaCCCATCGTCCAAGCCCTAGCGGCCTACATGGCCTACATCTACGGCACTATGTACCTGGTCCTCtcaaccttcccctccctctggACCAGCCCAAAATACTACAACGAATCCACCGGCATCGGCGGCCTAAACTACATCTCCCTCGGTCTGGGCTTCTGGCTCGGCTCACAGATCTGCGCCCCGCTAAACGATCGCATCTACCGCCGTCTCAAGGGGAAGAACAACGGCGTCGGGAAGCCCGAGTTCCGCGTCCCGCTGCTCTTCGTGGGCGCGTTCCTCATTCCCGCCGGCTTGTTCATCTACGGCTGGACGGCCCAGACACACTGCCACTGGATTGCGCCGAATATCGGTGCGTGCTTGTACGGAATGGGcaacatcatctccttccaatGTCTGCAGACGTATATCGTCGACTCGTATACACGGTTCGCCGCCAGCGCATTAGCAGCAGTGGCGTGCATGCGCTCGCTCGCGGGATTCGGGTTTCCCCTGTTCGCACCGTATATGTATCAAGCGCTGGACTACGGATGGGGAAACAGTCTGTTGGCATTTATCGCAATAGCGCTGGGAGTGCCGGCGCCGGTGTTTCTCTGGAAGTTtggggagaagttgaggaagatgagtaCATATGCAGCAGGTTGATATCCTAGTAAATacactagtactactacttatatagagagagagataaaaaaacaataatTCACACCCTCAATCGAACAAATGATCATCCAAAATCACATACATACCCTCTTCATtcacaaagaaaaaagaaaggagaaagaaagaaaagataaggtgggaaggaagtgagaaaaaaaacaaaacgACAAGGACGTGATTCGAACACGCGCACCCGAAGGTATAAGATATCGTCTGTTTGGATAAGAAACAATCACCGTATTTCAGGTAATCATCCCCAAAAGCCAGATTCAAGTCTTACGTCTTAAACCACTCGACCACCTTGCCGTTGTTCATTGCAGTTTGGTTTCAGCGGGAGTTTTGGCCACTATCTAGAGCGCATATGGGTATTATTAGTCAGCatcatatatctataaattaataatttgatggattgattggttgAGTAATTAATTTGCAGTGTAGTTGTGGgttagattataaaaattaagatgTAGGATAAGAGAatgtaaaaataataatacatattatgtatgtattcttGGTGGGGGTTGATTaggaaggaggatgatggtagACAGGCTGCCTTGTCTGTCTGGAATTTATAGTTCATCTGCTCagggtttcttttttcactTGATTAAGATTGTATAATGATGaaatttttagaaataaatcaAGATGAATCAAAAATGTTACAATGTATCATACTTTTAAGAGTCAGTTGTAACATTATCTCTCTGTGAATAAACAGATACTACCTTACAGATGTATCAGCCTGTTTTACGACAGTAGAAATGCATTGATTTTCGTATCATATTGATTAATGAGTAGCTTGATGAGGGCTCTTT includes the following:
- a CDS encoding MFS transporter (COG:G;~EggNog:ENOG410PFE6;~InterPro:IPR020846,IPR011701,IPR036259;~PFAM:PF07690;~TransMembrane:12 (i152-177o189-209i221-240o246-268i280-301o307-329i385-404o424-446i467-488o494-515i527-548o560-581i);~go_function: GO:0022857 - transmembrane transporter activity [Evidence IEA];~go_process: GO:0055085 - transmembrane transport [Evidence IEA]), whose translation is MSKEHSFSEAGSTRSRSTSLSSSDDGSLSGRPYRLGTLRTRTRSRSRHSTTQVERVHSGRHLDDHSVYHSDNELDLDSSSDDRGEKDEPVLEVRGGVVNERDRDLEAGAQASGLEKSRTARSDKSRADPKLVTWDGPDDPENPKNWPMKKKWAAVVTVSCFTFISPVSSSMVAPALSAISAEFNITDEVISQLTLSVFILAYAVGPLFLGPLSEIYGRVKVLQLANLLYLVFNIGCGVSQTKVQMIVCRFFAGLGGSAPLAIGGGVLSDCFKPEQRGKSVAIYSLAPLLGPAVGPIAGGFIAENTTWRWVFYATSIADGVIQVAGLFFLQETYAPIILKKRAKKLRKETADTNYQTEFERQNKSLGQIMRGALIRPFRLLSTQPIVQALAAYMAYIYGTMYLVLSTFPSLWTSPKYYNESTGIGGLNYISLGLGFWLGSQICAPLNDRIYRRLKGKNNGVGKPEFRVPLLFVGAFLIPAGLFIYGWTAQTHCHWIAPNIGACLYGMGNIISFQCLQTYIVDSYTRFAASALAAVACMRSLAGFGFPLFAPYMYQALDYGWGNSLLAFIAIALGVPAPVFLWKFGEKLRKMSTYAAG